In Setaria italica strain Yugu1 chromosome IX, Setaria_italica_v2.0, whole genome shotgun sequence, the genomic stretch ATTAGATCCGAGTTTTCTATGCGATGGTGTACATTCCTGAGAGCAGAGAGTACATTCAGGTCATGTTTTAGAGAGCTCCACATAGAATTTGGTGACACCAAATTGCTGATAGTCTTGGAGTCAATACGTGTGATGTGTCCCTACACTACATTGTCTACGGGGATGGTGAACCACCTTGTCATAGTTTGCTTGGTGGATCATTCTCTTCAGACGAGGATATGGCCAAACTTTTTGTGGAGCCGTTCCCTTCTCGCCGAGCATATTGCACGCCCGACATACTTACCCCTGAGGCCAATGTGGTTCACCAGGCACAAAGGAAGACATTGGTACCACGGATCGGCAATGCATAGTCCATCACTAGTCTTCAGCAGTGGCTTCTTCTTTATGTCATGACTGGCTGGGAGTTCGACATCATGGACTTTATTTTTTGTGAGATTCAAGATGTTATCCATGATGGGTTGACCATGGCCCGACAAATGCCATATGCTCACTAGATCTCTGTCATCCTGAGTCATCTTACTAAAAAAGATGAGAACGGTAGAGAGGTGCAAACCGGACCCAAAAATTGGCGATAGGATACAGCAATGCCAAAACACAATTCAATGTATACAAGCTAGCGAGACCAGGATACAGACATCATGGCCTAAGAGCTAGGAATGAACCATCTCATGATGAGCACAGAAATAAGAACGATTGCTTAGATACCAAGGGCAGTGAGGAGGAAAATACATATGTACCTTGTCTCCAAATCACTTATGACCATGACGTATGTGCATCGCGATCTGCTACAGAAACTGTACCAGCCACTCCAGAATTAACCAGTCAGCCGACCGAGCTTGCCTTAATTCTTCAGAGACTGGTTGATGGTCAAGCAAAACAAACCAAAAATAATCTCCGTATGGCCGAGCTACAAAAATGGTTATATGAGAGACTGGCTCATCAGGAGGAGATACAATTCATGTGGCTAGAGCAAGTGGTACAGAGGATAGAGCAAAACATGAACATTGTGCTTACCACCGTCTCTACCATCCTCAATCAGTTGCACCAGCATGTCGGGTTACCACCACCGCAAATTCAACTCCCAGATACCCCCCAGTTAATCATGCCTCTGACTGAATTGGGTAAAACCTCTGAGGTCTCTTTGCCGCATCAAAGTTCAACTGGAATTCCACAATTGTTGACATCAACAATGACCCTGACAGAAAAGGATTCCACACTTATTCCCGCAAAGAAGGGTGGCAACGGTGATGAAACAAATGCATGCATACTTATGGTTCTATCTGATATTGTTGCCTCGCAATAGTAAAAGAAAGATCCTGTGGTGGAAATAGCTATAGATCTGAATGATCATGAAGTGTCTACTGCTGCTACTCCAGATGATCCTAGTCTCACTAGTTTGCAAGCTAAGGATGATCCTAGTCTAACTACTTTGCAAGCTCAGGAAGATCCTGCGGTGGCTCCTGCTCCTGGTCTCGCTACGTTGGAAGGCTCTCCTGCACCTGCTCTTGGTCTCGCTACGTCGGAAGGCTCTCCTACACCTGGTCCTGGTCTCGCTACGTTGGAAGGCCCTCTTGCACCTGCTCCTGGTCCAACTATGTCAAAAGGCTCTGCTGCACCAGCTACTGCTCCAACTACGTCGGAAGGCTCTGCTACTACTGTTGCACCTCCTCCAATAATCATGTATCTCTAGCTCCTGATGACCCTCTCCTGTCAACCAATCCTACTACGTTGGCACCTTCTTCGAACCCTGATGACAAAAAGGTATAATGTTAAACAATTCTTTCATTGCTATTGATTGTTGTATTTgatttgaacaataaatgttTCATTGTCATGTACGAACCAACTATTTTGTTGAGTATCGTAATAATATTTGCCTAGGCATTGTGCTCAGGTTTTAACTATTGGTGATCTGGCAGAGTTTGTACTGGAGTTGGACGAGTCTTATAACCGGTCTAGTACCAATAGGGTGCAAAATGACCAAGCGATCGACTGGCACGTCGCCTTCAAGTTGCAGATGAAGCTAGATCATCTAACTGCTCTAGGAGCGTTAAAGACTCGGATTTCCGAGTGTTTGAGTCGATGGAGTGGATTAGGATTATGGATACATGCAGGAACATAGTCATGGTAGGGTCTAGTCTTCCACCAACCAAAACGGAGACTTCTCCGACCTCTCCATCATGTAATGAGTGATGCTATCGATACAAGGAACCCAAAACTACCTTCGTAGTGTTTTTGTTTGTCAtcttcaatgtaacccaaaacTATGCCTGGAGCTTCTTAATCCATGGGAGCCATTTAATTGGagggagggatgtttgatctccaatgtgcgcatgattgagtagttagcaaatccaatcaaaaaaaatgatgtttgattgccaatgtgcacatgaataagtagtaagcTCACTCAATCGaagggagatttctttggtttccaatattgacatgtgtgtaagtaagcacatgcaaccaaagggagggatgtttgatctccaatgtgcgcatgattgagtagttagcaaatccaatccAGAAAAATAATGTTTGATTGCTaatgtgcacatgaataagtagtaagcacacccaatcgaagggagatttctttggtttccaatgtttacatgtaagtaagcacatgcaaccaaagggagggTTGTTTGATTtttccaatgtgcacatgattaaGTAGTAAACACATCCAATGGAAGGCATGGTATAAGGATTTCCAATGTTGCCAGgatggtacaaggatttccaatCATAGTAAGCACACCGAATAGACGGgaggtttctttggtttccCAATGTAAAACACAATATATAGAGTAGTTCTCCAtcctaaatactccctccattcttgtTTATAAGACGTGATATGATATAACATTGCCTCCCTTATTACACTTATGCGCATACACCTTATAAACGGAGGTATTAGTACCTAACAACGTACTTCAATATAAGCGAAGCAAtacataaacggagggagtggtaccaaataACGGAATATCCGGCTTTTTGAAGGTGTTCTCATGATATACAAAGATTTTGAATGATAATTTGTTGAATCTGGGTCCAGATTCTCCTGATTCTAGCAATAAAGTTTTGGTACAGGTTACTCTGATTGTACCAATAATAAGAAACGTTCATGAATAGACTACTAGACATTCCACTATTCGGATTTTTGTCTGGCATATTCTACTAAGCGGAGCATTCTTTGTTCGCCATTACCTACTGCGGACCAACCCCAAAATCTTTCTGTCGCGCTTTTCAAAAATTTGGACATCCGGGCCAAGCCGTGTGACAGATGTGAAATGTCAAttttcctccccctcccccaacAGCACCCCATTTCATCCACCACCATAGCAAAAGGGTATATTGGTAATGTGAAAAGGCCATCTACCCAATTGGCCAAATACCCCGTCTCTTCCCTCCCTCCACCCAAATCTTCCACATCCAAAAACTTCGCCTCTTCCTTGCCTCCATCCTAAATCTTCACCTCCCCCTCGcctccatcccaaatcttcacctcctccccacctccatcccaaatcttcacctcctccttACTTCCATCCCAAATCTTTAGCTGCTCACCGCTATCCACAAGTTTCCCCTCATAGCTGTCATGCATTTCCCATCTCCCTCCATAGGAGCAGCGGTGATGCAATGGCACCAAGCGGGAAGGTCGTACGAAGGAAACATTAACAACTAGGTACAATATTTTCCTCCCCAGTTAACCATCCCGGTGATGCGATTAAAGTGTTTCCTTGTTTGGTTATGTTACTGCTTTTACTTGTTATTTATTTGCAGATCTTGCAGTTCCCATGTATAcactagtttgtttcttttactaGTTTGTCCTTTGCGCTAgtacaaggttgggtaggaacatcctatcttggatcttgttttgtggGGCAGTATCTTTATGATTTTACatgaatttatttcttttacagtAGTTTGCCCTTTCGGCTCGtataaggttgggtaggaatATCCTttcttggatcttgttttggctaGGAACATCCTAccttggatcttgttttggtgtGCTCTACCTTTAGATTTGGCAGCAGTTTATTTCTTGTATAGTACTTTGTTTCGTTTACAATGGTTGGACAATTTTACtaaagtttctttcttttcctaagGTGAAGAACTAGAGCTCAATCCATACGAGCGGGTGAGGGATGCATGTATCATAAGGAACCAGGGCATATTGGCTTCCCTCCACATTGGAAAAATCACAAGCTTCCTTAACCAGGCTAGAAAAGTACAAAGAAAGGATACCAATGAAAAAAGAAGTGAAAGAAGAAGTGAAGATCCAGATCCGGAGTATGACCCAACTCAGGAATGGCCTGAATCTGACCAAGAGATAGGCAACACGAGgtatttgttgttgttgcctaCCAAATTTCTTGTATCATATATGCAGGATtgcttctcattatttttgtctatgcaatttgtccaatcaGATCATTGATAGCAAACCTGTCAGCAGGGGAAGAGGGTTGTTTAAGAGGATTCGGGCACCCACATTGAGCACATCATTGACATGACGACTGGCGAAGGCAAGTCATTTGATTTCTTTTTCCCAAAGCTAGAAAATTGTAACATCGCAATTAGcaaccaaatcattattaacacacaCCACCTGTATGACTATAACAAAATTGTTAGGTGATGCATGCCCTTCCAGAAGAGCATAAGTGCCATGGGATTCAAGAAGGTTGGGTAGACATCTGGACAGGATAAGCAGAGGGTTACACACAAAGCTTCCGATCCATGTTTGAGAAGGGCTCAAACGGCTAGAGGTACCAATGCAAGCTTCAAAGTATGCATCAGAGGGTAGGATCATACTACATGAGCATATACCGATCCTTACTCGCTGGAAGGACTACAAGACCGATAATGAAAAATATTTCAAGAACTACATTGGCAAACTAGCGGTGTGTATATATAAACTCATCTAATACCATAGTACTTtgcatcctttcttttcatccatttttctGATTACCCTTGTGTTTTGCTTAATATAGGGACGATTTGACATTTACACCACCAGTCAACCTGTCATAGAGACATGCACTGACATGCTCAAGTCGCAACAGAGACAGGGGAGGTACCGGCTCAAGAAAAAGTTCTTCAATGATATTTTAGCAAATGAAGTCCCAACCAAATCTCCTATGATCACACTAAATGACAACAAGTGGAATAATCTGGTTACGGTGTGGTCTAGCCAACCTCACATggtatgatagaacttcaacttgccactagcacatttgcatgtactGAGCTAttcctcttattcatgtatcttaCACAAGTGTTTATTATTGTGAAGGAGAGGTGTACTACAAATATCGGTAATTGTGGGGTGGTCAGGTTTCCTCAGCGTACAGGATCTAGAAGCTATGTTGCATAGGCTCTTGTTGTGGTAAGCAACTGAGCAAGTCATATTTTTGCTGCGTATTTTATTTGATGAACCTGCTCATGCTCTTTGTTCCAAGCTAGCAGTTTATGCCTATTTTCACATCAAATTAGAGGGAGAAGTATGCTGAAGGAGACCCAACTCCAATAgatcttttcaagaacttcCATTGCAACAAAAATAGCTACACCGCTCCAGTACAGGCAGCCGTAAGTACTTGAttactttgcattcttctttgcaacaacaacactagaaacatttgtgagtacttttgtgagacttttcattttctttattttattagGCTTGGATGGAACAAATTATCGCCCAACCTGGAGACGACTAACCAAAGACCACTACTGAAGCAGTGGCTGAAGTTGTCAAATCTAGGACATTTCGGGAGGTTGCTggcattcacccaccctcgAAGAAAAGGACTAAGGTTGGTACTGCGCTGTAGGTAGAAGAAATATAAGCTGATCTTGAGAGTGAGAAAAGGAGGGCACAACTTCAGCAAAAGATTGCTGAATAGGAGCCTGAGATGGGTACACTGAGATTGAGGGCTGAAGCACAAGAAACAATATTGAAGTCTCAGACAAAAGATCtcaaagctttgaagaacaccacAAAGCAGTTGCATTATCTGATTTCTAGTCTGATAAATTTCAGTACCAATCATAGCTAGGCAAATCCTTCCCTCAACTGAAgtgtgttgctggtgaacttgttgtttgttgttgatgaacttttgttgtatgttgTATTGTTGATGCTTCacttgttgtatgttgcattattgttgctggtgaactattcattgattgtgatgtgaacAATATAGAAGTTGGAAATGAGTTATTTTTATGtttgtgattgtgatggtgatcagcagccaaaattgaatatatggcACTATGAAATGCAGTAATCGGCTAGAGCCCAGAAAAAATGACCCAATATGATACTGCAAAATACAATAATGGCTCTTCGTTAGATGGGCTAGGGCTAAAAAAACAGCCCAATATGGTGTCCAACAAATATTTTTTGGCCCAAAAAATAGCGTGAAAATCTAAAATAGGCTAAAAATGGCTCAACAAAATTGGGCTCATAAAGGCTCTTACATGGACCAGACCGGGCTTCAATTTATGATGAGCCAAAATTGTCATAACAACTCTGCCACGTCGGAGTCAAGTTGGATTCTTATCCAACGTGGCACAACCTCCGAAAAAGTTTTATAATGACACgtgggatgaattttcattcgtcattatcttatTGATGCAACaaaaataaggaacgtcactggtcgcggtttatgatgctcgactaatgacgaagggttttcgtcactcccGTGTCATAAATCCCGGTTTATGACAAAAAAAcacgtttatgacactttttggttcgtcatagatcgaaagatttcttgtagtggatCCACGGGAGGAGcaagttttcttttttattttaccaccctatttatcagcttaaacttacacgTGGGATCCTGGTTGATTTATAATATTTTCGCGGACCTTATATCATCATAAAACCACCATGAAACAGCGAGTGACATTTTCCTTTTGGCTTGGGTAACTTTGTCACTGCATTTTCTCGGACGTGAAACTTTATAACGTTTTCAACTAGAAACATCGTAGATCTATGacaagaacaaatgtgtcataaaatttttgtCATAGATCGGAAAATTTCTTGTAatgtttatttattttgaaaattaaTTTTACAATTGCCTAATTGTCCAATAAGAGATGGCATATGCTTTTGAAGTGTAGCCAGTTTCAATGTTACTGTTCGTCTTGCTCTAGGAATTTCTAGAGACAGTGAAGATCAGCTATATAAAGTTTTGGAGCCGGGACTGGGTTACACACCCGTAATCTCCTCAAGCATGGAAGCGTAGCCACAATGAGCTGCCAGTTTGGAGCCATTGTAGAACCATTCCTAGCCTACTTCCCAATTTCCAAGACGAAAAGAAACCAGAATAACTGATGCTATGAGCTAAACCAAGCAAACATTATCCTTGACTATTGGCTCGTGATTCGCTGCCGACTAATACATTATCCTTCACTATTGGCTCGTTGAATGATGCGCTGCCTACTACTAGCTCCTAGCTATTACTAGCTAGGTCCTAACAACATCCCGTGAAGGGAAAAGACGCCAAGAAACCATGCATGATGCAAACGCCAAGAAACGATACACATCCCTCTCGCTCAAGGATGGAGACAGACACGCATGCGGCAGAACCTACCAAAACACTCCATGCCATTCGGTCCGTCTAGGCGTCCATTCATGTATTTCTGTCCTTGCAGTTTCAAACACGGCTGGTAGCCTCTTATCGACGCGTTCATATTAGACGGCAACGCCGCCTCAGGCGGAGTTGTGTCAGTGTGGTACTGTGGTTCAACCCTTAGTTTTGTACGCATGCAACTACTAACGTGTTACGTGTACCAACACCAGCGCTACATCACGACTCGCCCCAATCTATAAACACCAGGTCCCAGACGTAGACAAAGGCGTCTGTCTCCGGCCCATTCCACGAGAAGATGAGTACCAGCACAACTATGATGAACTCTTCTTGGCTGCTCCTTGCTTTGGTTCTGCTCTCTTGCTTCCACTGCTACCCCGCCGCCCACCATGGCCGGAAGCACGCGCGGCCACCactgaccgccgccgtcgtcatcgGCTCCGTCGTCCACTCCGGCTCAGAGCCCACCAAGGCCATCTCAGGTGGGGAAACTTGCCTTCATCACCGTATCACGAATGTTATGTTTCAAACAATTTTTAGCGTCACCGGCCGGTTTCTAACTTACTACACTGCGCCCTGCTCTCTTCTCATGTTCCAGGCACCCTGGTCGCGGTCCGCTGCCACGACGGGTACGGCCGCACGGTCTTCCAGAAGGAGGCGGTCACCGACCGCCGCGGCACGTTCCACGTCCAACTGCCGCACGAGGCCAGCAGCCGGCTCCGGTCCGTCACGGCCTGCTCGGTGCACCTCCAGCAGCCGTCGGGTAacgcgccgccgtgcgccgctcGAGGGCTACATCTGGTCGGCCCGaagcgccacggcggcggcgctcggatATTCTCCGCCGGCACGTTCGCCGTCCGTACGCCGGAGCTCTGCGGCCAGAAGGGCCTCTTCTTCCCGCCGATCCCGTTCGTGCCGGAGCCGCCGAACGTCGGTGGCGTGCCGATCCCGCCGAACCCAGTCACTCCAGCACCGCCGTCTCTCGTGCCACCCCTTCTGCCCACACCGTCTCCGCCGTCCGTCCTGCCACCGCTTGTCCCACAGCCACCGCCGTCGTCGATAGTACCACCACTGTTGCCACTAgttcacccgccgccgccacccccaccccagcttcttcctcccctgttTCCTGGCATACCGCCGTCATCCGCTTCCAAGAGTCGACGGCCGGGGACTCCCTGAGGAAAACGTCCAGTTTCAGAGCTGTTGTCGGCGAAGTGTGCATGTATATTGATCTTGGTTTCGTCACTTCGTGTCATGTTCGGAGGATCTGCTGTGCGTTACCATGAAATAGGATGTAACAAGATGTATAATCTAAGTGTCCTGCTCAGTATTCACTGCTAGACAACTCACTTCAAGTAGGTGTCGGAACCCTTCAGTACCGGACGCCTGACCAtccaaaaataaagaaaaaattggCGAACCGTCAAGAGGCCCCTGCACACGCCATCATCGCAAGGCACAAGTAATATGTGCGTAcacggtccgtgggattcgaacccataaCCTCAAACCTCACGCgaaccttccttaccatcttcacctacacatcacatgtGATTATattagatatgctttcctttatAAGTAACTCGTGTagaggcctttagtaccaagCAATAACACAAATATGTACTAaatgcactacgggaaacctcaaatttgccgagtatttttttcgacactcggcaaacaagctctttgccgagtgtcaagctaaaaacactcggcaaagaaaaaacacttggcaaagaagggatttgccgagtgtcaaaagaTTCCACTCGGTAAAGaaggggtttgccgagtgtaaaaaaaccagcactcggcaaacattaaAAACCGAAAAAAAACCCCACTCCCTCCGCCCCTAAAATCACGCGCACCCGGCCCCCTCCCGTTCCCCACCCTCTCCGCACTCTCTCGCCCccttctcctctctccctcgctAGCGAACCCCGCGCTCCTCTCTCGCCCTCTCCGGCCTCTCGCCCCTAtctccctcctccgccggcgccgcctccctcctacCTCCGGCCACCGCCCACCTCCTCCGCTCCCGGCTGTAAAATCCACAAAAATCACCACcttaaatcacccgctaaaaatcgctttcaaaatctttttatcGTTGAGCTCTCGAAAATCCAAACTCTTCCCAGCGATTTcacc encodes the following:
- the LOC101773910 gene encoding proline-rich protein 4 is translated as MSTSTTMMNSSWLLLALVLLSCFHCYPAAHHGRKHARPPLTAAVVIGSVVHSGSEPTKAISGTLVAVRCHDGYGRTVFQKEAVTDRRGTFHVQLPHEASSRLRSVTACSVHLQQPSGNAPPCAARGLHLVGPKRHGGGARIFSAGTFAVRTPELCGQKGLFFPPIPFVPEPPNVGGVPIPPNPVTPAPPSLVPPLLPTPSPPSVLPPLVPQPPPSSIVPPLLPLVHPPPPPPPQLLPPLFPGIPPSSASKSRRPGTP